A portion of the Equus quagga isolate Etosha38 chromosome 17, UCLA_HA_Equagga_1.0, whole genome shotgun sequence genome contains these proteins:
- the LOC124229467 gene encoding pregnancy-associated glycoprotein, with amino-acid sequence MKWFGVLGLVALSECLVTIPLVKIKSLRENLREKDMLKEYLEKYPFRLTHKLLHKHADSGVAFEPMRNYLDIAYMGIISVGTPPQEFQVIFDTGSADLWVPSIYCSSPACSNHNTFNPLRSSTFVASGQPIKLIYGTGKMSGFVGYDTIKISSLVDRNQAFGLSVEEPDKILELATFDGILGLSYPSLSVKGVTPVFDNLWNQGLLSQKLFAFYLSSKGKKGSVVMFGGVDPSYYTGELHWVPVSKPLYWQISMDSISINGKVIACDGGCQAIVDTGTSLLLGPQDAVLNIQEIIQARRSTSGEYFIDCDAVNTLPDILFTIDGIGYPVPANAYIQKDAALGICFSSFEGNEDILNNLEEWILGDVFLRLYFTVFDRENDRIGLATAV; translated from the exons ATGAAGTGGTTTGGGGTCCTAGGGCTGGTGGCCCTCTCAGAGTGCTTAGTCAC AATCCCTCTTGTGAAGATCAAGTCTCTTCGAGAAAACCTCAGGGAGAAAGATATGTTGAAAGAATATCTGGAGAAGTATCCCTTCCGTCTGACCCACAAGCTTCTCCACAAACATGCGGACTCAGGAGTAGCTTTTGAACCCATGAGGAACTACCTGGAC ATAGCCTACATGGGCATCATCAGCGTTGGAACCCCCCCTCAGGAATTCCAGGTCATCTTCGACACGGGCTCGGCTGACCTGTGGGTGCCCTCCATCTACTGCTCCAGCCCGGCCTGTT CTAACCACAATACCTTCAACCCTCTGCGGTCCTCCACGTTCGTGGCCTCGGGCCAGCCCATCAAACTCATCTACGGCACTGGGAAGATGTCAGGATTTGTCGGCTATGACACCATTAAG ATTTCAAGCCTTGTCGACAGGAACCAAGCATTTGGCCTTAGTGTGGAGGAACCTGACAAGATCTTGGAACTCGCGACCTTCGACGGCATCCTGGGCCTCAGCTACCCTAGCCTGAGTGTCAAAGGGGTCACCCCTGTCTTCGACAACCTGTGGAACCAAGGCCTCCTTTCTCAGAAGCTCTTCGCTTTCTACTTGAGCAG caAGGGAAAGAAGGGCAGTGTGGTGATGTTTGGTGGCGTGGACCCCTCCTACTACACCGGAGAGCTGCACTGGGTGCCCGTGTCCAAACCCCTCTACTGGCAAATATCGATGGACAG CATCTCCATAAATGGGAAGGTTATTGCTTGTGATGGTGGCTGCCAGGCCATTGTGGATACCGGGACCTCATTGCTGCTTGGCCCACAAGACGCTGTCCTCAACATCCAGGAGATCATCCAGGCCAGGCGCTCCACCAGTGGCGAG TACTTCATCGACTGTGACGCCGTCAACACCCTGCCCGACATCCTCTTCACCATCGATGGCATCGGCTACCCAGTGCCGGCCAATGCCTACATCCAGAAG GATGCTGCTTTGGgcatctgcttcagcagctttgAAGGCAACGAGGACATCTTGAACAACTTGGAGGAGTGGATCCTGGGCGATGTCTTCCTGAGGCTGTATTTCACCGTTTTCGATCGGGAAAACGATAGGATTGGACTGGCTACCGCGGTATAA